The sequence below is a genomic window from Candidatus Thermoplasmatota archaeon.
GTTTCAGTTCTTGGCTTGATGGTAATCATAGGTTCAATCAAGATGCCGCCAATTGCCAAAACTTCTAAACTAGGTGGATCTCGACCAGAAAACGTTTAAGTAGATTGTAACTGTACGGTGCTTGTCTAGTCTGAAAGACGATTTTGGAAGACTCAGATGAATACAATAAGGAGGTGCAAGAGATGAGCATATTGGTTCTCGGTGCATCGGGGCAGATCGGTGCTTACACTGTTCAGGACCTCGTGGAAATGTGCGGTGAAAAGGATGTGATTGCCTCGAGCCGGAAGATGGTCAACGTGAAGAAGGCGGTGGACGACCTCAAGCTCTCTAAGAAGGTCAAGTTGATGGAGCTTGACGCGAACGATGGTTCGAAGGTCCTTGAGACCATAAAGAAGGAGAAGGTTGGGTCCGTAATCAACTGCGCTTGGTATCAGACTAACCTGGGCGTCATGGACGCGTGCCTGAAGGGCGGCGCGACATATACCGACCTAGGGGGGTTCTTCGACACGTGCCTTAAGCAGCTGGAACTGCACAAGAAGTGGAAGGACGCGGGCATCAACGCGACAATTGGCCTTGGCAGCACGCCGGGCATGACGAACATCGCGGGCGCTGCGGGCGCCAAGAGGCTCGATGTGGTGGACTCTATCGATATCGTATGTGCCTGGGGCAACACATTGCCGGTGAAAGAGGCCGGCTGGCCGGGCTACTCAATAAGGACCGTCCTGGACGAGTTCACGCAGGAGTCAGTCCAATGGATCGGTGGGAAGTACCAGAAGCAGAAGATCCTCGGCGGAGAGACTGATGCCGTCTTGCCTGACCCGATCGGAAAGGTGAAGGCCTACTTCATCAAGCACTCTGAGCCTGCGACCATGGGCAAGTACCTTAACGCGAAGCAGGTCACATTCAGGATAGGCTTCCCGCAGAGCGACATGGCGACATT
It includes:
- a CDS encoding saccharopine dehydrogenase NADP-binding domain-containing protein, giving the protein MSILVLGASGQIGAYTVQDLVEMCGEKDVIASSRKMVNVKKAVDDLKLSKKVKLMELDANDGSKVLETIKKEKVGSVINCAWYQTNLGVMDACLKGGATYTDLGGFFDTCLKQLELHKKWKDAGINATIGLGSTPGMTNIAGAAGAKRLDVVDSIDIVCAWGNTLPVKEAGWPGYSIRTVLDEFTQESVQWIGGKYQKQKILGGETDAVLPDPIGKVKAYFIKHSEPATMGKYLNAKQVTFRIGFPQSDMATFMTLRGLGFADEKKLDAYGVSPLDFLTAMYQKGIADGRGAPSKEKFEYDMFRIDCAGKKDGMPKTVTYFIVTWNDPERGVSSARDTSVPPSIVAHWQHTKRIKEPGVFPAEATVEPEAFFKELGKRKIYVDEQITSTTKYY